A window from Ictalurus punctatus breed USDA103 unplaced genomic scaffold, Coco_2.0 Super-Scaffold_100046, whole genome shotgun sequence encodes these proteins:
- the LOC128630026 gene encoding histone H2B-like, whose translation MPDPAKTAPKKGSKKAVTKTAGKGGKKRRKSRKESYAIYVYKVLKQVHPDTGISSKAMGIMNSFVNDIFERIAGESSRLAHYNKRSTITSREIQTAVRLLLPGELAKHAVSEGTKAVTKYTSSK comes from the coding sequence ATGCCCGATCCAGCCAAGACCGCGCCCAAGAAGGGatcaaagaaagccgtgaccaagacggccggcaaaggaggcaagaagcgcagaaagtccaggaaggagagctacgccatctacgtgtacaaggtcCTGAAGCAAGTGCATCCTGACACCGgcatctcatccaaggccatgggcatcatgaactccttcgtgaatgatatttttgagcgcatCGCCGGTGAGTCTTCTCGTCTGGCTCACTACAACAAGCgctccaccatcacctccagAGAGATCCAGACTGCCGTGCGCCTGTTGCTTCCCGGCGAGCTGGCCAAGCACGCCGTGTCCGAGGGCACAAAGGCCGtcaccaagtacaccagctccaagtga